One segment of Alnus glutinosa chromosome 2, dhAlnGlut1.1, whole genome shotgun sequence DNA contains the following:
- the LOC133861652 gene encoding uncharacterized protein LOC133861652, translating into MDQFVSKKRKAIYSTKHGSPSKYTTKKYSPSKYKKKYKDEHLGTVATLLPPQRTGTSTDSPACLFSHDIIFCVDEQNPQVEDDGICWSPTRWFTFKIAGHISRKPLIPFWNGKVPSGGGLALLGSYIYSFGGMSYAQSRRPIRDSYKLRVTPHVSKELVNVPPMLSRRCNLDVSVLHSKIYVCNDDYDNQHFHHQWGEAFDPANGGKWEALPNPPNYPSNYPECICISAALESPERIIVAYRAKDDDSFAIFYAYDVQHRSWGMLAPAKRKLHRLCDTRWKVRAVSVGNTLYWIERPEDEVFKDNLLFIAYDLDLDLWLEGTLKEHGIFFFQDYGILGVEGRHPGFFHLEKHKFCLLQCTVDDYLRCVIVEISPMPQTKSLGISVVWDQKYAMEPKKICGSPTVLVYCDILPKKTDLEKKSSKKVRGAN; encoded by the exons ATGGATCAATTCgtctcaaagaaaagaaaagcgaTTTACTCCACCAAACATGGCAGTCCCTCCAAATATACTACGAAAAAGTACAGTCCTTCCAAATATAAGAAAAAGTACAAGGATGAACACCTCGGCACAGTGGCGACGCTTCTGCCTCCACAGCGGACTGGAACATCAACTGATTCACCTGCTTGTCTTTTTTCTCACGACATAATTTTCTGTGTGGATGAGCAAAACCCTCAAGTCGAAGACGATGGAATTTGCTGGTCGCCAACAAGGTGgtttacctttaaaattgctGGTCATATTTCCCGAAAACCGCTAATTCCTTTCTGGAATGGAAAAGTTCCGTCTGGTGGTGGCTTAGCACTCTTAGGCTCCTACATCTACTCTTTTGGTGGGATGAGCTATGCTCAATCGCGACGGCCGATTCGAGACAGCTACAAATTAAGGGTTACTCCTCATGTCTCTAAGGAATTGGTCAATGTTCCTCCGATGCTCTCTCGAAGATGTAACTTGGACGTGTCTGTTCTACACTCTAAGATTTATGTTTGTAACGATGATTATGATAATCAACATTTTCATCATCAATGGGGTGAGGCTTTTGACCCCGCCAATGGAGGAAAATGGGAAGCTCTTCCTAACCCTCCAAATTATCCTTCTAATTATCCAGAATGTATATGCATCTCTGCGGCTCTTGAGAGTCCAGAAAGGATTATTGTGGCTTACCGTGCAAAGGATGATGACTCTTTTGCCATCTTCTATGCGTATGATGTGCAACACAGATCTTGGGGAATGCTTGCACCAGCTAAGCGCAAGCTCCACCGATTGTGTGATACGAGATGGAAAGTAAGAGCAGTAAGTGTTGGCAACACACTATACTGGATTGAACGCCCTGAGGATGAAGTGTTTAAAGATAATCTTTTATTTATAGCCTACGATTTGGATCTGGATTTATGGCTAGAAGGAACTCTAAAAGAACacggtatattttttttccaagatTACGGAATCTTGGGCGTTGAGGGCAGACATCCTGGCTTCTTCCATCTGGAGAAGCACAAGTTCTGTCTCTTACAATGCACAGTTGATGATTATTTGCGCTGTGTTATAGTTGAGATTTCTCCTATGCCCCAAACAAAGTCGTTAGGCATATCTGTTGTGTGGGACCAAAAATATGCGATGGAACCAAAAAAAATCTGTGGATCACCCACTGTCTtagtgtattgtgatatact GCCTAAAAAGACAGATTTGGAGAAGAAATCAAGCAAGAAAGTGCGGGGAGCAAATTAA